From the genome of Ictalurus punctatus breed USDA103 chromosome 28, Coco_2.0, whole genome shotgun sequence, one region includes:
- the LOC108259799 gene encoding disks large homolog 4 isoform X2, whose amino-acid sequence MDCLCIVTTKKYRYQDEETPPLEHSPAHLAHSKSAEMLHMSDKNLAAMDTMHGYAPHTHISPVKPVLLSAGHTPLYTSAVSTLVRRERERETERQRETDSESSAASCWTTDTVTPEN is encoded by the exons aagtACAGGTATCAGGATGAGGAGACTCCGCCCCTGGAGCATAGCCCCGCCCACTTGGCCCACAGTAAAAGCGCTGAGATGTTGCACATGAGTGACAAGAACCTGGCTGCTATGGACACCATGCACGGAtacgcaccacacacacacatctctcctGTGaag CCTGTGTTGCTCTCGGCCGGTCACACGCCGCTCTACACCTCCGCCGTCTCCACACTGGtaagacgagagagagagagagagacagagagacagagagagacagattctGAGAGCAGTGCTGCCTCCTGCTGGACAACTGACACTGTTACACCAGAGAACTGA